From Astyanax mexicanus isolate ESR-SI-001 chromosome 11, AstMex3_surface, whole genome shotgun sequence, the proteins below share one genomic window:
- the slc15a1a gene encoding solute carrier family 15 member 1, whose amino-acid sequence MADKERNDDKSKPKKVECCNYPVSIFFIVVNEFCERFSYYGMRAVLVLYFRFFFRWDDDLATSIYHAFVALCYLTPILGAIVADSWLGKFKTIIYLSIVYAIGQIVMAVSAINDLTDADRDGTPDNMSVHVGLAMLGLFLIALGTGGIKPCVSAFGGDQFDDHQTRQRSTFFSVFYLCINGGSLLSTLITPILRGQECGIHTQQKCYPLAFGVPAALMVVSLIVFIAGSGMYIKAKPKGNIMMDVCNCIGFAINNRFRHRSSKYPKREHWLDWADEKYDKLLIAQIKMVCRVLFLYIPLPMFWTLFDQKGSRWTLQATTMDGTFGSLVLQPDQMQTVNPILILTLVPIMDRVVYPLIKKCGFNFTPLKRMTVGMFLAAMAFVSAALVQIQIDETLPVFPSASESQLKIVNMASGQMNITIPPQQTFALGSEQASDYLTFSNMNIMVSLNNPPISKNFSLTGEKRNTLIIPADPNTMYMTQDITSKPEQGSNAVRFVNGLSSEVNMSYAGNDKQFPALEYVYLPQGERIFTITNGIRSCSFSRKFGFGGAYTFLIPSTLLWTENCGNAIVEVEDIKPNTVHMALQIPQYFLITAGEVVFSVTGLEFSYSQAPSNMKAVLQAGWLFTVAVGNFIVLIVAELAKLPQQWAEYVLFASLLVAVCIIFSIMAYFYTYVDPAEIEAQFTRKDEMEPEEKEKNTIELEEKDLKQDQKEKLGKTKM is encoded by the exons CTGGGATGATGATCTTGCAACCTCTATCTACCATGCGTTTGTGGCTTTATGCTACCTAACTCCCATCCTGGGGGCTATTGTGGCTGACTCTTGGCTTGGAAAGTTCAA AACCATCATCTACCTGTCCATTGTTTATGCCATCGGGCAGATAGTCATGGCAGTCAGCGCTATTAATGACCTCACAGATGCAGACCGAGACGGCACACCAGACAACATGTCGGTTCATGT TGGCTTGGCTATGTTAGGCCTGTTTTTGATCGCTCTGGGTACAGGAGGCATTAAACCATGTGTGTCTGCATTCGGAGGAGATCAGTTTGATGACCACCAG ACGAGACAGAGAAGTACGttcttctctgtgttttatctgtgtattAATGGTGGCAGCCTTCTGTCCACTCTCATCACCCCCATACTGAGAG GTCAGGAGTGTGGTATTCACACTCAGCAGAAGTGCTACCCGCTGGCTTTCGGTGTTCCTGCTGCTCTCATGGTGGTCTCTCTGA TTGTGTTCATTGCTGGAAGTGGGATGTACATTAAAGCTAAACCCAAAGGCAACATCATGATGGATGTGTGTAACTGCATTGGG TTCGCCATCAATAATCGTTTTAGACACAGGAGCAGCAAATACCCAAAGAGAGAGCACTGGCTGGACTGGGCTGATGAGAAGTATGAT AAACTCCTCATTGCTCAGATTAAGATGGTGTGCAGAGTGCTGTTCCTCTACATCCCTCTCCCCATGTTCTGGACCCTGTTTGACCAAAAG GGCTCTCGCTGGACTCTGCAGGCCACCACCATGGATGGAACATTT GGCAGTCTTGTTCTACAGCCAGACCAGATGCAG ACTGTCAACCCCATTCTGATCCTCACACTGGTGCCCATTATGGACAGAGTGGTCTATCCTCTCATCAAGAAGTGTGGCTTCAACTTCAC GCCTTTAAAAAGAATGACGGTTGGGATGTTTTTGGCTGCCATGGCTTTTGTCTCCGCTGCCCTGGTCCAGATTCAGATTGAT GAAACACTACCAGTTTTCCCCTCCGCCTCTGAAAGCCAGCTGAAGATAGTGAACATGGCCAGTGGTCAGATGAACATCACGATTCCTCCTCAGCAAACTTTTGCTTTGGGATCTGAACAG GCCAGTGACTACCTGACATTTAGCAATATGAACATCATGGTATCTTTGAACAATCCTCCCATCAGTAAAAACTTTTCCCTGACTGGGGAAAAACGCAACACCCTCATAATCCCTGCTGACCCTAACACCATGTACATG aCACAAGATATAACCTCCAAACCAGAGCAAGGCAGTAATGCAGTCAG ATTTGTGAATGGCTTGTCTTCAGAAGTCAATATGTCATATGCTGGAAATGATAAACAATTTCCTGCTTTAGAATATGTTTATCTTCCACAGGGAGA ACGCATATTCACCATCACGAATGGCATCCGGTCATGTTCCTTCTCCAGGAAGTTTGGGTTTGGCGGTGCCTATACATTCCTTATCCCCAGCACACTTCTTTGGACTGAGAAT TGTGGTAACGCTATAGTTGAAGTGGAAGACATCAAGCCCAATACGGTACACATGGCCCTGCAGATCCCTCAGTATTTCCTCATCACAGCAGGGGAGGTGGTGTTCTCAGTCACTGGCCTGGAGTTTTCATACTCGCAG GCACCCAGCAACATGAAGGCAGTGCTGCAGGCTGGCTGGCTGTTCACTGTTGCTGTGGGCAACTTCATTGTGCTGATTGTGGCTGAGCTGGCAAAGCTGCCTCAACAG TGGGCAGAGTATGTGCTGTTTGCCTCTTTGTTAGTAGCAGTGTGTATAATCTTTTCGATAATGGCTTACTTCTACACCTATGTTGACCCTGCTGAGATTGAGGCCCAGTTCACACGAAAAGATGAAATGGAACCAGAAGAAAAGGAGAAGAACACCATAGAATTGGAGGAAAAGGACTTAAAGCAGGACCAAAAAGAGAAACTTGgcaaaactaaaatgtaa